In Papio anubis isolate 15944 chromosome 20, Panubis1.0, whole genome shotgun sequence, a single window of DNA contains:
- the MRI1 gene encoding methylthioribose-1-phosphate isomerase isoform X2 translates to MVPPPQVCAELLLPVSCAGLGCCTMTLEAIRYSRGSLQILDQLLLPQQSRYEAVGSVRQAWEAIRAMKVRGAPAIALVGCLSLAVELQAGAGGPGLAALVAFVRDKLSFLVTARPTAVNMARAARDLADAAAREAEREGATEEAVRERRETEVCEHWEEHTRQRELPLRRPLGGTVLGVIRSLHSLGRLEHAFCTETRPYNQGARLTAFELVYEQIPATLIADSMVAAAMAHRGVSAVVVGADRVVANGDTANKVGTYQLAIVAKHHGIPFYVAAPSSSCDLRLETGKEIIIEERPAQELTDVNGVRIAAPGIGVWNPAFDVTPHDLITGGIITELGVFAPEELRAALTTTISSRNGTLDGPQM, encoded by the exons ATGGTCCCGCCCCCTCAAGTGTGCGCAGAACTCTTACTCCCAGTGAGTTGTGCTGGGCTTGGTTGCTGCACCATGACCCTGGAGGCGATCCGCTACTCGCGGGGCTCCCTGCAGATCCTAGACCAGCTGCTGCTGCCCCAGCAGAGCCGCTACGAGGCGGTGGGCTCGGTGCGCCAGGCCTGGGAAGCCATCCGCGCCATGAAG GTGCGGGGCGCCCCGGCCATAGCCCTGGTGGGCTGTCTCAGTCTCGCCGTGGAGCTGCAGGCGGGCGCCGGGGGTCCAGGACTCGCCGCACTCGTGGCCTTCGTGCGCGACAAGCTGAGCTTCCTCGTCACCGCCCGGCCCACCGCTGTCAACATGGCCCGCGCCGCCCGCGACCTGGCTGACGCTGCAGCCCGGGAGGCCGAGCGGGAGGGCGCTACGGAGGAGGCGGTCCGGGAGAG ACGTGAAACAGAGGTATGTGAGCATTGGGAAGAGCATACCAGGCAGAGAGAACTGCCACTGCGAAGGCCCCTGGGTGGGACTGTGCTCG GTGTGATCCGCTCACTGCACAGCCTGGGCCGCCTGGAGCATGCCTTCTGCACAGAGACCCGGCCCTACAACCAGGGAGCCCGGCTGACGGCCTTTGAGCTGGTCTATGAGCAGATCCCTGCCACCCTTATCGCCGACAGCATGGTGGCTGCTGCCATGGCCCATAGGGGCGTGTCAG CCGTGGTCGTGGGAGCTGACCGCGTGGTTGCCAACGGTGACACAGCCAACAAGGTGGGCACCTACCAGCTGGCCATTGTCGCCAAGCACCACGGCATTCCCTTCTACGTGGCTGCCCCCAGCTCCTCATGTGACCTCCGTCTGGAGACCGGCAAGGAGATCATTATTGAAGAGCGACCAGCCCAGGAGCTGACTGATGTTAATGGGGTCCGGATTGCGGCACCCG GGATTGGAGTTTGGAATCCTGCCTTCGATGTCACCCCCCATGACCTCATCACTGGCGGCATCATCACAGAACTGGGGGTCTTTGCCCCTGAGGAGCTCCGGGCAGCCCTAACCACCACCATCTCTTCCAGGAATGGAACCCTAGATGGACCCCAGATGTAA
- the MRI1 gene encoding methylthioribose-1-phosphate isomerase isoform X1, whose protein sequence is MVPPPQVCAELLLPVSCAGLGCCTMTLEAIRYSRGSLQILDQLLLPQQSRYEAVGSVRQAWEAIRAMKVRGAPAIALVGCLSLAVELQAGAGGPGLAALVAFVRDKLSFLVTARPTAVNMARAARDLADAAAREAEREGATEEAVRERVIRCAEDMLEKDLRDNRSIGDLGARHLLERVAPSGGKVTVLTHCNTGALATAGYGTALGVIRSLHSLGRLEHAFCTETRPYNQGARLTAFELVYEQIPATLIADSMVAAAMAHRGVSAVVVGADRVVANGDTANKVGTYQLAIVAKHHGIPFYVAAPSSSCDLRLETGKEIIIEERPAQELTDVNGVRIAAPGIGVWNPAFDVTPHDLITGGIITELGVFAPEELRAALTTTISSRNGTLDGPQM, encoded by the exons ATGGTCCCGCCCCCTCAAGTGTGCGCAGAACTCTTACTCCCAGTGAGTTGTGCTGGGCTTGGTTGCTGCACCATGACCCTGGAGGCGATCCGCTACTCGCGGGGCTCCCTGCAGATCCTAGACCAGCTGCTGCTGCCCCAGCAGAGCCGCTACGAGGCGGTGGGCTCGGTGCGCCAGGCCTGGGAAGCCATCCGCGCCATGAAG GTGCGGGGCGCCCCGGCCATAGCCCTGGTGGGCTGTCTCAGTCTCGCCGTGGAGCTGCAGGCGGGCGCCGGGGGTCCAGGACTCGCCGCACTCGTGGCCTTCGTGCGCGACAAGCTGAGCTTCCTCGTCACCGCCCGGCCCACCGCTGTCAACATGGCCCGCGCCGCCCGCGACCTGGCTGACGCTGCAGCCCGGGAGGCCGAGCGGGAGGGCGCTACGGAGGAGGCGGTCCGGGAGAG AGTGATCCGCTGCGCCGAGGACATGCTGGAGAAAGACCTCAGAGACAACCGAAGCATTGGGGACCTGGGAGCCCGCCACCTCCTGGAGCGGGTGGCCCCCAGCGGTGGCAAGGTGACTGTGCTGACCCACTGTAACACCGGTGCTCTGGCCACCGCTGGCTATGGTACAGCCCTAG GTGTGATCCGCTCACTGCACAGCCTGGGCCGCCTGGAGCATGCCTTCTGCACAGAGACCCGGCCCTACAACCAGGGAGCCCGGCTGACGGCCTTTGAGCTGGTCTATGAGCAGATCCCTGCCACCCTTATCGCCGACAGCATGGTGGCTGCTGCCATGGCCCATAGGGGCGTGTCAG CCGTGGTCGTGGGAGCTGACCGCGTGGTTGCCAACGGTGACACAGCCAACAAGGTGGGCACCTACCAGCTGGCCATTGTCGCCAAGCACCACGGCATTCCCTTCTACGTGGCTGCCCCCAGCTCCTCATGTGACCTCCGTCTGGAGACCGGCAAGGAGATCATTATTGAAGAGCGACCAGCCCAGGAGCTGACTGATGTTAATGGGGTCCGGATTGCGGCACCCG GGATTGGAGTTTGGAATCCTGCCTTCGATGTCACCCCCCATGACCTCATCACTGGCGGCATCATCACAGAACTGGGGGTCTTTGCCCCTGAGGAGCTCCGGGCAGCCCTAACCACCACCATCTCTTCCAGGAATGGAACCCTAGATGGACCCCAGATGTAA